In Akkermansiaceae bacterium, the following are encoded in one genomic region:
- a CDS encoding sulfatase: protein MALRLHAMRLFSIYLLSFLFASAGLAGAGSMPNILFCIADDWGWPHSPLYGDKVVKTPTLERIAKNGVLFNHAFVSSPSCTPSRNAALTGQYHWRLGPGANLWSEFPQGVATFPRLLEKHGYYVASYRKAFGPGKDLPAPVAGNKVNSINEFFAKRPPGKPFCFWFGTSDPHRDYDAGSGVASGMKPEGVQVPPYYPDNETVRSDICDYYFEVQRFDREVGALLDRLEKTGELANTLVVITGDHGWPFPRGKCNLYDYGARVPLAIMWGDKVKPGRVVDDFVSFVDFAPTFLAVAGAGVPSNMSGKSLLPLLMSDKNGFIESTRDHVIYGKERHTDCQEEAGVTAACRAIRTRDFLYIHNFFPDLWPAGAPKSPRRGNWADCDDGPTKNEILKRKDDPAGRKFYQLSFAKRPQDELYAISKDPHQMHNLAGDPEYAATLEKLRAQLMAELTESGDLRMSGKGDVYESYGYKAYQGGQKKKPGKRRNK, encoded by the coding sequence ATGGCGTTACGTTTACATGCCATGCGCTTGTTCTCCATTTACTTGCTGTCGTTTCTTTTTGCTTCGGCTGGCTTGGCGGGTGCCGGCTCCATGCCTAACATCCTGTTCTGCATCGCTGATGACTGGGGCTGGCCACATTCGCCGCTCTACGGTGACAAGGTGGTGAAGACACCCACGCTTGAGCGGATTGCTAAAAACGGTGTGTTGTTTAACCACGCATTTGTATCCTCTCCCTCCTGCACGCCGTCACGTAATGCGGCTCTGACCGGCCAGTACCACTGGCGACTCGGCCCGGGTGCCAACCTCTGGAGTGAGTTCCCGCAGGGGGTGGCCACTTTCCCGAGGTTGCTGGAAAAGCACGGTTATTACGTGGCGTCTTACCGCAAGGCATTTGGCCCCGGCAAAGACCTGCCGGCTCCCGTGGCCGGGAATAAAGTGAACTCCATCAATGAGTTTTTTGCCAAACGTCCTCCTGGAAAACCCTTCTGCTTTTGGTTCGGGACCTCCGATCCCCATCGCGACTACGATGCCGGCTCCGGCGTGGCCAGCGGTATGAAACCCGAGGGCGTCCAGGTGCCACCCTACTATCCCGACAACGAAACCGTACGCAGTGACATCTGCGATTACTATTTCGAAGTGCAGCGGTTCGACCGCGAAGTAGGCGCACTGCTCGATCGATTGGAAAAAACCGGTGAACTGGCCAACACACTGGTGGTGATCACCGGCGATCACGGCTGGCCTTTTCCGAGGGGGAAATGCAACCTCTACGACTACGGGGCCCGTGTCCCCCTGGCCATCATGTGGGGGGACAAGGTGAAGCCTGGCCGCGTGGTCGATGACTTTGTGAGCTTTGTCGATTTCGCCCCTACTTTTCTCGCGGTGGCAGGTGCCGGGGTGCCTTCTAACATGAGTGGCAAGAGCCTGCTGCCCCTGCTCATGTCGGATAAAAACGGCTTCATTGAAAGCACCCGTGATCACGTGATATACGGCAAGGAACGTCACACGGATTGCCAGGAAGAGGCGGGTGTCACCGCTGCGTGCCGTGCCATCCGTACCAGGGACTTTCTCTACATCCACAACTTTTTCCCCGATCTTTGGCCCGCAGGCGCGCCCAAGAGTCCGCGGCGGGGGAACTGGGCCGACTGTGATGACGGGCCCACTAAAAACGAAATCCTCAAACGCAAGGACGATCCCGCAGGCCGTAAATTCTACCAACTCAGCTTTGCCAAACGTCCCCAGGATGAACTTTACGCCATCAGCAAAGACCCGCACCAGATGCACAATCTGGCCGGCGATCCCGAATACGCCGCAACCTTGGAAAAACTACGCGCCCAGCTCATGGCGGAGCTAACAGAATCGGGTGACCTGCGGATGTCCGGGAAAGGTGATGTCTATGAGTCCTACGGCTACAAAGCCTATCAGGGCGGGCAGAAAAAGAAGCCGGGCAAGCGCAGGAATAAGTAG
- a CDS encoding DUF1501 domain-containing protein, with product MNVFEQLQHDYLAHQSRRQFLSKCVAGVGSAWLTSMAGKTLGATAHERGGPISHLAPKAKRVIFLHMAGAPSQLELFDHKPALARLNGKPTPAEYLEGQRFAFIQGVPTLLNSIFPFHQAGESGQWISDRLPHFEKVIDDVCLIKSMHTDQFNHAPAQLLLHTGNANLGNPSIGSWVTYGLGSENENLPGYISLVSGGKAPSAGKSVWGSGFLPSVYQGVQCRSKGDPVLYLSNPKGVSRDMRRAAVDTITKINQQAYAETHDPETLTRISQYEMAFRMQIHAHEAFDLKDEPKHMHELYGTQPGQESFANNCLLARRLAERGVRYIQLFDWGWDSHGASGTEALNTGFVQKCRSMDKPLAALITDLKQRGLFEDTLLVWGGEFGRTPMRENRGGREMKLIGRDHNPGAFTMWMAGAGVKAGMSYGETDPIGYKAVKNPVSTQDLQATILHLLGLKHNKLTYPFQGLDQTLPGVTKPARVIKDILS from the coding sequence ATGAACGTATTCGAACAACTGCAGCACGACTACCTCGCGCACCAGTCGCGCCGCCAATTCCTGTCCAAATGTGTCGCCGGCGTTGGCTCGGCCTGGCTCACCTCGATGGCGGGCAAAACCCTCGGCGCCACTGCGCATGAACGCGGCGGCCCCATCTCCCATCTCGCGCCAAAGGCAAAACGTGTGATTTTCCTGCACATGGCCGGAGCACCATCCCAGTTGGAGCTGTTTGATCACAAGCCGGCACTTGCCAGGCTCAACGGCAAACCGACTCCCGCCGAGTATCTGGAAGGACAGCGTTTTGCCTTTATTCAAGGAGTTCCCACCTTGCTGAACTCCATTTTCCCCTTCCACCAGGCCGGTGAGTCGGGGCAGTGGATTTCTGACCGGCTACCCCATTTTGAGAAAGTCATCGACGATGTTTGTCTGATCAAGTCGATGCACACCGACCAGTTCAACCACGCTCCTGCGCAGTTGCTGCTGCATACGGGGAATGCCAACCTGGGAAACCCGTCGATCGGCTCCTGGGTGACCTATGGCCTCGGCAGTGAAAATGAAAACCTTCCCGGATATATCTCCTTGGTGTCAGGCGGCAAGGCGCCATCAGCCGGCAAGTCCGTCTGGGGTTCAGGCTTCCTGCCATCCGTCTACCAGGGTGTGCAGTGTCGCTCCAAAGGCGATCCCGTGCTTTACCTCTCGAACCCCAAAGGTGTCTCGCGTGACATGCGGCGGGCCGCGGTTGATACCATCACTAAAATCAACCAACAGGCATACGCCGAGACACATGATCCTGAGACACTGACCCGTATTTCCCAATATGAAATGGCTTTCCGCATGCAGATCCACGCCCATGAAGCCTTCGATCTCAAGGACGAGCCCAAACACATGCACGAACTTTACGGCACCCAACCCGGTCAGGAGTCGTTTGCTAACAACTGCCTGCTGGCACGCCGACTCGCCGAGCGTGGTGTGCGCTACATCCAGTTGTTTGACTGGGGCTGGGACTCCCATGGCGCCTCCGGCACAGAGGCACTGAACACGGGTTTCGTCCAGAAGTGCCGCAGCATGGACAAACCATTGGCCGCCTTGATCACCGACCTGAAACAACGCGGCCTGTTCGAAGACACTCTGCTCGTCTGGGGCGGTGAGTTCGGTCGCACCCCCATGCGCGAAAACCGGGGTGGACGTGAAATGAAACTGATTGGTCGTGACCACAATCCGGGGGCCTTCACCATGTGGATGGCCGGTGCCGGTGTCAAAGCGGGTATGAGCTATGGCGAAACCGACCCCATCGGTTACAAAGCGGTGAAGAACCCTGTTTCCACCCAGGACCTCCAGGCAACCATCCTGCATCTGTTAGGTCTCAAACACAACAAACTCACCTACCCGTTCCAGGGGTTGGACCAGACACTGCCCGGCGTCACCAAACCCGCGCGGGTGATCAAGGACATCTTGTCATAA
- a CDS encoding alpha/beta fold hydrolase: MKGLPRFADKHYISYDGDTFGYRKWLPTSAPGKDPAVVIVGVHGISGHSGDYENMAKQLLKQHDDVALYAAETRGQGMDEKVFRRGDIHQAREWYKDLYTFTRLVRKAHPNSKIVWFGESMGSLIVMHAYSNTPTGEQQPDAMVIASPIVEVEAKLPFWKLLAVRISSLLLPKLRVSLETLSEGRKAVVTEDDIHEQQAAKNPWYIPRYTLRLLLVLGDMAAKMDHRASLVKCPILVLHGGKDIFTQEKDVNDFFDHFPTTTRKTKKYYPGSYHLLMYDHDRDKIFKDVSQWLKQAWQVKHPASE, encoded by the coding sequence GTGAAAGGACTACCGCGCTTCGCCGACAAACATTATATCTCTTACGATGGTGATACATTTGGCTATCGCAAGTGGCTGCCGACCTCGGCACCAGGCAAGGACCCCGCCGTAGTGATCGTCGGGGTCCACGGCATATCCGGCCATTCCGGGGATTACGAGAACATGGCAAAACAACTGCTCAAACAGCACGACGACGTAGCCCTTTACGCTGCGGAAACCAGGGGGCAGGGAATGGATGAAAAAGTGTTCAGAAGGGGGGACATCCACCAGGCCAGGGAGTGGTACAAAGACCTTTACACCTTTACCCGGCTTGTCCGTAAGGCCCATCCAAACTCGAAAATTGTCTGGTTTGGCGAGAGTATGGGCTCCTTGATCGTAATGCATGCCTACAGCAATACCCCGACCGGCGAGCAGCAGCCGGATGCCATGGTCATTGCCTCCCCCATTGTCGAAGTGGAAGCGAAACTGCCCTTCTGGAAATTGCTTGCTGTGCGCATCTCCTCCTTGTTGTTGCCCAAGCTTCGCGTCTCTCTGGAAACGCTTTCCGAAGGTCGGAAAGCGGTGGTGACCGAGGATGATATCCACGAGCAGCAAGCAGCGAAAAACCCGTGGTACATCCCTCGCTACACATTGCGGCTCTTGCTGGTGCTGGGAGACATGGCGGCAAAGATGGACCACAGGGCATCCCTCGTGAAATGCCCCATCCTCGTCCTGCACGGAGGCAAAGACATTTTTACCCAGGAAAAGGACGTCAATGACTTCTTTGATCACTTTCCCACCACCACCAGGAAAACAAAAAAATACTACCCCGGTTCATACCACCTGCTGATGTATGACCATGACCGCGACAAGATTTTCAAGGACGTATCCCAATGGCTCAAGCAGGCCTGGCAGGTGAAGCATCCCGCAAGTGAATAA
- a CDS encoding tetratricopeptide repeat protein has translation MTKWIVHSVIFLAVAGILFAVFTNNEADPDANAVAQLPALLLAGIYLGVLFVIYVLPAVTHKATSAVLDSNELVETDPLHGARAAYARGDYEEAIEVYRSVADDDPYNRLPWVEIAKIQHDNLEEPATALNTLRTALESHEWPVNDAAYFMGRLAEIYLDDMDDRDSCVTILNQMIELFPETRHAANATHRLREMGEM, from the coding sequence ATGACTAAGTGGATTGTGCATTCTGTTATCTTTCTTGCGGTTGCAGGTATTTTGTTTGCCGTGTTTACCAATAACGAGGCAGATCCGGATGCCAATGCCGTGGCCCAGCTTCCTGCCCTTCTTTTAGCCGGTATTTACTTGGGGGTCCTCTTTGTGATTTACGTCCTTCCCGCCGTTACCCACAAGGCAACCAGCGCGGTTCTTGATTCGAACGAGCTGGTCGAGACCGACCCCCTACACGGTGCCCGCGCTGCCTACGCCCGGGGCGATTACGAAGAAGCGATTGAAGTTTACCGCAGTGTCGCCGACGATGATCCTTACAATCGACTCCCATGGGTGGAAATTGCCAAAATCCAGCACGACAACCTCGAGGAGCCGGCGACAGCGCTCAACACACTACGGACGGCCTTGGAAAGCCACGAATGGCCGGTCAACGACGCCGCCTATTTCATGGGCCGCCTTGCAGAAATCTATCTTGATGATATGGACGACCGTGACTCCTGCGTCACGATTCTCAACCAGATGATCGAGCTGTTCCCTGAAACCCGGCACGCAGCCAATGCCACGCACAGACTCAGGGAAATGGGTGAAATGTAG
- a CDS encoding PSD1 domain-containing protein codes for MIHLRATGSCLVILAHLSMPASAGDRISFNKHIRPIFIAKCTKCHGGAKADGDLSLIYRAEVLGKGKSGKTIIVPGKPDQSELFRRITTEDIDEKMPLQEGEHADEPLDVQQIGLVRKWIEQGAEWEEHWAYIKPQQQALPRLKNPSWVNTPMDHFVLARLEKNNLGPTAPADRAQWLRRASLDLTGMPPGKAELDAFLADRSPDAYEKEVTRLLASPHFGERWASVWMDLARYSDTMGYEKDPHRNIWPYRDYLIQSFNQDKPYDLFIREQLAGDLFAKPTSETLTATAFHRNTQTNTEGGTDDEEFRVAAVIDRVNTTWTATQGLTFGCIQCHAHPYEPIPHSDYYRFYAFFNSTEDADLDNDTPHFKVASQPAQRQLAAGLHQKLPALRRAINEPGRQLLLASKSWQPLNYAATKTSHGKLTAYPGGELRATGTFPVNTRYDLTATSPDFTAIRVTITPEAENPAELPERGSVLSTLSLHRVKADGSKEKIQLAYVFADQISGPYDPVASLENGRDGFGAYPKLFGKRQAVFVTAAPVTFGRDEKLEITMHSRASTTGDQACTVRRFTLDTSADKAWTELLQNPAHTQNVQAYNQARHQYHQIQGTNIPVIRERSIHAKRETRLFIGGLWLNKGEVQQAGVPKLLNGYQNKVDTRLEMAQWLTSPENPLTARVMANRLFAEMFGRGIVETLGDFGSTGTAPNNLPLLDHLAVAFQTTHQWSVKSLLREMVLSASYRQDHKTTPEMAEADPGNRLLARGPRNRLNAEMLRDHALKVSGLLTPKISGPSVMPPQPAGVWQTIYSGAQWKDATGPDRYRRALYTYWKRTSPYPSMITFDTPSRDLCNAQRIPTNTPLHALTTLNDPVYLECSRAFGKRMAAESAGDVRQQIAYGYLLATQQKPGESTVRLLTDLYQKLLTDYQANPENCKAVAGTPREAAMTVLANTIFNLDAALTK; via the coding sequence ATGATCCACCTGCGCGCCACCGGCTCCTGCCTCGTTATCCTGGCCCACCTGTCCATGCCGGCCAGTGCCGGGGACAGGATCTCGTTTAACAAACACATACGGCCGATCTTCATCGCCAAGTGCACCAAATGCCACGGGGGCGCCAAGGCCGACGGTGATCTGTCGCTGATCTACCGCGCCGAGGTGCTGGGAAAAGGGAAGTCGGGAAAAACCATCATCGTTCCCGGCAAACCGGATCAGTCCGAGTTGTTCCGGCGTATCACCACGGAGGATATCGACGAAAAAATGCCTCTCCAGGAGGGCGAGCATGCGGATGAACCGCTCGATGTGCAACAAATCGGACTGGTCAGAAAATGGATCGAGCAGGGCGCTGAGTGGGAGGAACATTGGGCCTACATCAAACCTCAACAACAAGCCCTCCCCCGGCTCAAGAACCCCTCCTGGGTCAACACCCCGATGGATCACTTCGTGCTCGCCCGTTTGGAAAAAAACAACCTTGGCCCTACTGCACCAGCCGATCGTGCCCAGTGGCTGCGCCGCGCATCTCTCGACCTGACAGGCATGCCACCGGGCAAAGCCGAGTTGGATGCTTTTCTTGCCGATCGGTCCCCGGATGCTTACGAAAAAGAAGTCACCCGACTACTCGCCTCCCCGCACTTTGGAGAACGCTGGGCATCCGTCTGGATGGATCTCGCCCGTTACTCCGATACCATGGGCTATGAAAAAGACCCGCACCGCAACATCTGGCCATACCGCGACTACTTGATCCAGTCATTCAACCAGGACAAACCCTACGACCTGTTCATCCGCGAACAACTCGCCGGGGATCTCTTCGCCAAACCCACCAGCGAAACACTGACTGCCACCGCATTCCACCGGAATACCCAGACAAACACTGAGGGCGGCACCGACGATGAGGAGTTTCGCGTCGCAGCCGTCATCGACCGGGTCAACACCACATGGACCGCCACCCAGGGCCTGACATTCGGTTGTATCCAATGCCACGCCCACCCCTATGAACCGATCCCACACTCGGATTACTATCGGTTTTACGCCTTTTTCAACTCCACCGAAGACGCTGACCTCGATAACGACACCCCCCATTTCAAGGTTGCCAGCCAACCTGCACAAAGGCAGCTGGCGGCTGGGCTTCACCAGAAACTCCCCGCACTACGGCGTGCCATCAACGAACCGGGGCGTCAATTGTTGCTCGCCAGCAAGAGCTGGCAGCCACTCAATTATGCGGCGACAAAGACAAGCCATGGAAAACTCACCGCCTACCCGGGTGGAGAACTTCGCGCGACCGGAACCTTCCCTGTCAATACGCGCTACGACCTCACCGCCACCTCCCCGGACTTCACGGCAATCAGGGTGACGATTACTCCCGAGGCAGAAAACCCGGCCGAACTTCCCGAGCGTGGCTCGGTGTTGTCGACGCTCTCCTTGCACCGAGTCAAAGCGGATGGCTCCAAGGAAAAAATCCAGCTTGCCTACGTCTTTGCCGATCAGATTTCAGGCCCTTACGACCCCGTTGCATCGTTGGAAAATGGCAGGGATGGATTTGGCGCTTACCCGAAGCTCTTTGGTAAACGTCAGGCGGTATTTGTCACTGCGGCTCCTGTGACATTCGGCAGGGATGAAAAGCTGGAAATCACGATGCACAGCCGTGCCAGCACCACTGGCGATCAAGCCTGTACGGTCAGACGCTTCACTCTCGATACATCCGCTGACAAGGCATGGACCGAACTCCTTCAGAATCCGGCTCACACTCAAAATGTGCAGGCTTACAATCAGGCCCGGCACCAGTATCACCAGATCCAGGGAACCAACATTCCTGTTATCCGGGAAAGGTCAATCCATGCCAAACGTGAGACCCGCCTGTTCATCGGCGGCCTCTGGCTCAACAAAGGGGAGGTCCAGCAAGCGGGGGTGCCTAAGCTGCTCAATGGATACCAGAACAAGGTTGATACCCGCTTGGAAATGGCCCAGTGGCTCACCTCTCCGGAAAATCCGCTTACCGCACGGGTGATGGCGAACCGACTGTTCGCCGAGATGTTTGGTCGGGGAATCGTCGAGACCCTGGGTGACTTCGGCTCCACCGGAACCGCGCCTAACAACCTCCCCCTACTCGACCACCTCGCGGTCGCATTCCAAACCACACACCAGTGGTCGGTGAAGTCATTACTACGCGAAATGGTGCTTAGCGCAAGCTACCGCCAGGATCATAAAACAACCCCGGAGATGGCTGAAGCTGACCCCGGAAACCGTCTCCTTGCCCGCGGTCCAAGAAATCGACTCAATGCCGAGATGCTGCGCGACCACGCCTTGAAAGTCTCAGGTTTACTCACTCCCAAGATAAGTGGTCCGTCGGTGATGCCACCCCAACCGGCTGGGGTCTGGCAAACGATTTACAGTGGTGCCCAGTGGAAGGATGCCACTGGGCCCGACCGCTATCGGCGCGCACTTTACACCTACTGGAAGCGCACCAGCCCGTATCCGTCGATGATTACCTTCGATACCCCGTCGCGCGATCTGTGTAACGCCCAGCGCATCCCGACCAATACCCCGCTGCACGCGTTGACCACGCTGAATGACCCGGTTTATCTCGAATGCTCACGCGCCTTTGGCAAACGTATGGCGGCTGAATCCGCTGGTGATGTTCGCCAACAAATCGCATACGGATACCTCCTTGCCACCCAGCAGAAACCGGGCGAGTCGACTGTCCGGCTACTAACAGACCTCTATCAAAAACTACTGACCGACTACCAGGCCAACCCGGAGAACTGCAAGGCGGTTGCCGGCACCCCTCGGGAGGCTGCGATGACGGTGCTGGCCAATACCATTTTCAACCTCGACGCCGCCCTGACAAAATGA
- the hisD gene encoding histidinol dehydrogenase, which translates to MKVLSHKDAAYARFVKKLDRRATPGAAGKKVEEIVAAIIADVQKRGNTAVFEYTRKFDGLKLTSKSLFVSQAEIDEAYALVDDGVKKAVAISKRNIHSFAKRSMRKDWKAKNPEGVEVGERFTPYDRVGVYVPGGKAPLVSSALMTAAFGQAAGVPEILAATPAGADGKINPSLLYALVESGATEIIKVGGAQGIAAMALGTKSIAPVEKIFGPGNVFVVEAKRQLVGAVSIDLLPGPSEVLIVADKSANPAFIAADMLAQAEHAGDSVVGFATDSKQLLGQVQKEIEKQAPTLSREKYIREVLKKGTFCLLTKTLQEAVDICNAFAPEHLSLVVEDEDAWLGKIRTAGAIYVGALSAVAVGDFVAGPSHTLPTGGSGKSFSGLRADQFQRRASIVRMDMKAVKKSLPTVETFARVEGLDAHAKSVSIRVDR; encoded by the coding sequence ATGAAAGTCCTGAGCCACAAGGATGCTGCCTACGCACGCTTCGTCAAAAAACTCGACCGCCGCGCCACCCCCGGTGCTGCCGGTAAAAAAGTCGAGGAGATCGTCGCCGCCATCATCGCCGATGTGCAGAAGCGGGGAAACACCGCGGTTTTTGAATACACCCGGAAGTTCGATGGCCTGAAACTCACCTCCAAGTCATTGTTTGTCTCGCAAGCGGAAATCGATGAAGCCTACGCACTGGTCGATGACGGGGTGAAAAAAGCCGTCGCCATCAGCAAGCGCAACATCCACTCGTTTGCCAAACGCAGCATGCGCAAGGACTGGAAGGCGAAAAACCCCGAAGGCGTCGAAGTCGGTGAGCGGTTCACCCCCTACGACCGCGTCGGTGTCTATGTTCCTGGTGGCAAAGCCCCCCTGGTTTCCTCAGCCCTGATGACCGCCGCCTTTGGCCAGGCCGCTGGAGTCCCTGAAATCCTCGCCGCCACTCCCGCCGGAGCCGATGGAAAAATCAACCCGTCCCTGCTCTACGCCCTTGTCGAGAGTGGAGCCACGGAGATCATCAAGGTCGGTGGCGCCCAAGGCATCGCGGCCATGGCGCTGGGCACCAAATCCATCGCCCCCGTGGAAAAAATATTCGGACCCGGCAACGTCTTTGTGGTCGAAGCCAAACGCCAGCTGGTCGGAGCTGTCAGCATCGACCTCCTGCCCGGACCGAGTGAGGTCCTGATCGTCGCCGACAAGTCGGCCAACCCGGCATTCATCGCCGCCGATATGCTCGCCCAGGCTGAACACGCGGGCGACAGCGTGGTCGGGTTTGCCACCGACTCGAAACAGTTGTTAGGCCAGGTGCAAAAGGAGATCGAAAAACAAGCGCCCACGCTCTCACGTGAAAAATACATCCGTGAGGTGCTGAAAAAAGGCACCTTCTGCCTGCTCACCAAGACCTTGCAGGAGGCGGTGGATATTTGTAATGCCTTTGCACCCGAGCACTTGTCGCTCGTGGTCGAGGACGAGGACGCATGGTTAGGAAAAATCCGCACCGCAGGAGCCATCTACGTAGGCGCGCTGTCTGCCGTCGCCGTCGGTGACTTCGTCGCCGGCCCCAGCCACACCCTTCCTACCGGCGGCTCGGGGAAATCCTTCTCCGGCCTGCGCGCCGACCAGTTCCAACGCCGCGCCAGCATCGTGCGCATGGATATGAAAGCGGTCAAAAAATCCCTCCCGACGGTCGAAACCTTCGCCCGGGTCGAAGGCCTCGACGCCCACGCCAAGTCGGTGAGTATCCGGGTGGATCGTTAG
- a CDS encoding zinc metallopeptidase encodes MHRLLILLSLLPLLAALILRKLNADRVLTVSRKTRLNSKGETLARKMLDSMGHQQVEIKTTKRAWAGAAVTGEHWLSLPANPAAGSSAADHGLVALRVGLYLTSLRDPKALGRRRWALRFGHVFPIFTVIVCVFGLAVAKLPPLWALGVVMGSLGLAACAQALTLTTELQAATLATVVLEKKRTLPRLSDEEAVVAATRAWAWHGIVPGLLSRLM; translated from the coding sequence ATGCACCGACTCCTGATCTTGTTATCTCTGCTGCCGCTTCTGGCTGCTTTGATTTTGCGTAAGCTCAATGCCGACCGCGTACTCACTGTCTCCAGGAAGACCCGGCTCAATAGCAAGGGGGAGACGTTGGCGCGTAAGATGTTGGATTCCATGGGCCACCAGCAGGTTGAGATCAAAACCACCAAACGGGCCTGGGCCGGTGCCGCCGTCACAGGCGAACACTGGCTGAGCCTTCCCGCAAACCCCGCCGCCGGATCATCCGCTGCTGACCACGGCCTGGTCGCCCTCCGGGTAGGCCTCTATCTCACATCCCTGCGCGACCCGAAGGCTCTGGGCCGACGCCGCTGGGCACTCCGGTTCGGGCATGTGTTCCCTATTTTTACCGTCATCGTCTGCGTCTTCGGTCTGGCGGTCGCCAAGCTTCCCCCCCTGTGGGCACTCGGGGTCGTCATGGGCTCCCTCGGTCTCGCCGCCTGCGCCCAGGCACTTACCCTGACCACCGAACTCCAGGCAGCCACCCTGGCGACCGTGGTTTTGGAGAAAAAACGCACCCTGCCGAGACTCAGTGACGAGGAGGCCGTCGTGGCTGCCACCCGCGCCTGGGCATGGCACGGAATCGTCCCAGGTCTGCTCTCGCGTTTGATGTAA
- a CDS encoding FHA domain-containing protein, with amino-acid sequence MPRINITEPGKDSQAYRFDLKRMQVKIGRSSDNDIVISHRSVSKSHCLVERRKGGYMIFDNGSTNGIKYKEERRSNLALTNGMKLEIGDVPVEFTLTEEECDYLTEERFKERKKKEAEEESSDAGE; translated from the coding sequence ATGCCACGAATCAACATCACCGAACCCGGAAAAGACAGCCAAGCCTATCGTTTCGACCTCAAGCGCATGCAGGTCAAGATAGGTCGCAGCAGTGATAACGACATCGTCATTTCCCACCGTTCAGTCTCAAAATCCCACTGCCTGGTCGAGCGCCGCAAAGGGGGGTATATGATCTTCGACAACGGATCGACCAATGGTATCAAGTACAAGGAAGAGCGCCGGAGCAATCTGGCTCTGACCAATGGCATGAAGCTCGAAATCGGTGACGTGCCTGTCGAATTCACCCTCACCGAGGAGGAATGCGACTACTTGACCGAGGAGCGGTTCAAAGAGCGCAAGAAAAAGGAAGCCGAGGAAGAATCCAGCGATGCCGGGGAGTAA